DNA from Polyangiaceae bacterium:
GAAGCGACTCGCCACGGGCTTGCCCCCGACGTTGACCAGCACGAATGCCCCGGTGCCATAGGTGCACTTCGCTTCACCGACGCCAAAACAAGCCTGGCCGAACAGCGCTGCGTGCTGGTCGCCGGCCATTCCCGCGATGGGGACGCCATCCGGCAAGATCCCAAGACCGCGTGTAGCGGCGATGGTTCCAGCGCTGGGAACGATGCGGGGGAGCACGGCCTTGGGCACTGTCAGCAGCTCGCACATCGCGCCGTGCCAGGAGCGATCTGCCAGATCCATCAACAAGGTGCGTGACGCGTTGGTCACGTCGGTGACGTGCGGAGCGCCGTGCTTGGCACCGCCCGCCAAACGCCAAACCAGGTAGCTGTCGACCGTGCCGAAGCAGAGCTCGCCTGCGAGGGCGCGGGCACGTGCGCCGTCCACGTTGTCCAGCAGCCACGCGAGCTTGGTGCCCGAGAAGTAGGGATCGAGCACCAAACCCGTAGCGCGCCGCACTGCGTCCTCGTGGCCATCGGCTTTCAGCTTGGCGCACTGCTCCGCGGTACGCCGATCCTGCCAGACGATAGCGCGATGAACGGCACGATCCTGCGCGCGGTCCCACAGCAGCGTCGTCTCACGCTGATTGGTGATGCCAATCGCCGCAACCGCGTCACCCTTGACCCCCGCCGCCGAGAGCGCGCCTTCCACGGATTGCGCCACGGATTGCCAGATCTCCTCGGGCTCGTGCTCGACCCAGCCGGGCTGGGGGAAGTGCTGCGAAAACTCGCGGTTGTCACGACCCAGGGTGCGACCGCTGGTATCCATCACCAGCGCCGTCGACCCGGTCGTGCCCTGATCGATCGCCAAAAGGTGCTTTGCCACGCCGCGAGGATATCAGAGATGGGCGCCTGTCAGCGTCTCGCAGCCGCGGGTGACTCTGCGGCCCTCGACTCGAGGCAACGCTCGCCAGAGGACGGGAATTCCGCCAAGTCCGCACCGAGATTGTCCCTGCTCTTAGTGCGGGTTTCTGCGGCCTTGTCCCCGCGCGAAGTGAAGGGTAGCCTCGAAACCATAATGGCTCGCCTACTGCTCGCGACTCCGGAGGG
Protein-coding regions in this window:
- the glpK gene encoding glycerol kinase GlpK; this encodes MAKHLLAIDQGTTGSTALVMDTSGRTLGRDNREFSQHFPQPGWVEHEPEEIWQSVAQSVEGALSAAGVKGDAVAAIGITNQRETTLLWDRAQDRAVHRAIVWQDRRTAEQCAKLKADGHEDAVRRATGLVLDPYFSGTKLAWLLDNVDGARARALAGELCFGTVDSYLVWRLAGGAKHGAPHVTDVTNASRTLLMDLADRSWHGAMCELLTVPKAVLPRIVPSAGTIAATRGLGILPDGVPIAGMAGDQHAALFGQACFGVGEAKCTYGTGAFVLVNVGGKPVASRFGLLSTVGWQIGDDVVYALEGSAFIAGAAVQWLRDGLGLVSKASEIEELASSVPAADGVHFVPALAGLGAPYWDPHARGTITGLTRGTTKAHLARATLEAIAFEVNDLVRAMSDDLGAAVTRMRVDGGAAANGLLMQLQADFSNLVVERPTDLESTARGAAMLAGIGSGLLPGPEAARGMLHLDRTFDPEISEKTRTDRVGGWHDAVRRSRSALGAS